A portion of the Paenibacillus marchantiae genome contains these proteins:
- a CDS encoding aldolase, producing MLPVQYKAYGLSWLSQFPMPELQIVQNDTDSLAAYTDVNIEIADLAAQWEAWDVGSDNFVSRNGSLFFRIEDTGLFLMEQGRRIVVSPQVGADDKKVRLFVLGTCMAVIMMQRGILPLHGSAVVIDGWAYAFVGHSGAGKSTLSAALASRGFPLLTDDVVALTWDAGGRAIVSPGYPQQKLWQPSLDGFGMKEQDYATVHAEITKYAIPVQHYFHDRPVPLAAVFELDPKPEEMLKPVQLKEVAGLERLHMLCSHTFRSGLVSRQGLAQWLFETVSRLSAGIEVFRITRSGSDFTAFEMADRITEYARKGVYTGQ from the coding sequence TTGTTGCCTGTGCAGTATAAAGCGTATGGCTTGTCTTGGTTGAGCCAATTCCCAATGCCTGAACTCCAAATCGTACAGAACGATACAGATTCTCTAGCTGCCTATACGGACGTAAACATTGAAATAGCTGATTTGGCGGCACAGTGGGAAGCGTGGGATGTGGGGAGTGATAACTTTGTATCCCGGAATGGCAGTCTTTTTTTTCGGATCGAAGATACAGGTCTGTTTCTCATGGAACAAGGACGCCGTATCGTGGTATCCCCTCAAGTGGGAGCAGATGACAAAAAGGTTAGATTATTTGTGCTGGGCACATGTATGGCCGTCATTATGATGCAGCGCGGCATTCTTCCGCTCCACGGAAGTGCGGTGGTCATTGATGGTTGGGCTTATGCATTTGTTGGACACTCGGGTGCAGGCAAATCCACTTTATCAGCTGCACTTGCCTCACGCGGCTTTCCACTCTTAACGGATGATGTCGTGGCACTGACATGGGATGCAGGAGGAAGAGCAATCGTATCACCGGGTTATCCGCAGCAAAAGTTATGGCAGCCCAGTCTGGACGGATTCGGCATGAAGGAACAGGATTACGCAACGGTTCATGCGGAGATTACGAAATACGCGATACCGGTTCAGCACTATTTTCATGATAGACCTGTTCCGCTTGCGGCTGTGTTTGAACTTGATCCGAAACCGGAAGAGATGCTGAAACCCGTACAGCTGAAGGAAGTTGCCGGATTGGAACGCCTTCACATGCTGTGCTCTCATACATTTCGTAGTGGACTTGTTTCCAGGCAGGGTCTGGCACAATGGCTGTTCGAGACGGTTTCACGGCTGTCCGCCGGTATTGAAGTTTTCAGAATCACGAGGTCAGGCTCTGATTTTACGGCATTTGAGATGGCTGACCGAATTACAGAATATGCGCGCAAAGGAGTGTATACGGGACAATGA
- a CDS encoding lasso peptide biosynthesis PqqD family chaperone, with amino-acid sequence MTATKPMNGEDRVLRKEGNLVSDMGGEKVMMSIHNGKYYNLGSTGGRIWDLISEERTLTELVEVLASEYEIELDLCREQVIQFLEHLTHEGLIDVTRGE; translated from the coding sequence ATGACAGCAACGAAGCCAATGAATGGGGAAGACCGTGTGTTGCGTAAGGAAGGCAATCTTGTCAGTGACATGGGCGGGGAAAAAGTCATGATGAGCATCCATAACGGAAAGTACTATAATCTGGGCAGCACGGGTGGACGAATCTGGGATCTGATCAGTGAAGAACGAACATTGACCGAATTGGTTGAAGTGTTAGCCTCAGAATATGAGATTGAACTAGACCTATGCCGTGAGCAGGTTATTCAATTTCTTGAGCATCTGACGCATGAAGGATTAATTGACGTTACCCGCGGAGAGTAG
- a CDS encoding lasso peptide biosynthesis B2 protein — MLRKIKAYRSLPREIRGLVWEAYVHLGWARILKAMPFAKIAPGLGTPMYETPMTGLIRSDVTTIRNISKAILIASRYTLWESRCLVMAIAAMKMLERRKVESTLYMGTARNKQGQMMAHAWLRSGKLIVTGADTMDQYTVVGVFGKRCPEKGAGEIVYDS, encoded by the coding sequence ATGTTGCGAAAAATAAAAGCATATCGTTCATTGCCTCGTGAAATTCGTGGATTGGTATGGGAAGCCTATGTCCACCTTGGATGGGCACGAATACTAAAGGCGATGCCTTTTGCCAAGATTGCTCCTGGTCTCGGTACACCGATGTACGAAACACCAATGACGGGACTCATTCGAAGTGATGTGACGACAATACGAAATATTTCTAAAGCTATACTCATTGCCAGCAGGTATACATTATGGGAGAGTCGTTGCCTTGTCATGGCAATTGCAGCGATGAAGATGCTGGAACGCCGCAAAGTGGAGAGTACTCTATATATGGGTACTGCACGGAATAAACAAGGCCAAATGATGGCTCATGCATGGCTGCGCAGTGGGAAACTGATTGTGACCGGAGCAGATACAATGGACCAATATACGGTTGTCGGGGTGTTTGGCAAGCGGTGTCCTGAGAAGGGAGCTGGGGAGATTGTTTACGATTCATGA